In Candidatus Hydrogenedentota bacterium, the genomic window ATTATGTGGCCGACTATCTTTTTGATGAGCCACTTGTGTTGGTAGGTGAAGATGGCGCGAAGTGGGGGTCGGGTGAGTGTACGGCTTTTGCGGTAGAAGGAAAATGCTGGGTCAATAACCATGCTCATGTACTTCGACCATTTCGTGACATCGTCCTTGACAACTGGTTAATTCATTACCTAAATCATTCTGACTTGTCTGAGTACGTGTCAGGCTTAACAGTTCCCAAGTTAAATCAAGGTAATCTTCGAGATATCCTCATCCCCCTCCCGCCCCTTGCCGAACAGCGGCGGATCGTGGGCATCCTCGACGAGGCGTTTGCGGGCATCGCCACCGCCAAGGCCAACGCCGAAAAGAACCTCCAAAACGCCCGCGCCCTCTTTGAAAGCCACCTGAACGCCGTCTTCACGCAGAAGGGCGAGGGATGGGTGGAGAGGAGGCTGGGGGATGTGTCAGAGGAGTTTGGGCGTGGCAAATCCAAGCATCGCCCACGAAATGATCCAAAGCTCTACGGCGGAAAATATCCATTTATTCAAACAGGTGATGTGCGTAACTGTGACCACAGAATTACAGCCTACACCCAAACGTACAATGCGATGGGGCTTGCCCAAAGCAAGTTATGGCCGAAAGGAACTCTCTGTATCACAATTGCAGCCAACATCGCGGAGACTGGTATTCTCGACTTTGACGCCTGTTTTCCCGACAGTGTCATTGGTGTCGTGGCGGATGAGAAGTCGACGAGCAATAAGTTTTTGGAATACCTTCTCCGAAGCTTCAAGACTCGGTTGCAAGCTCAGGGGAAAGGAAGCGCCCAAGACAACATCAACCTTGCCACTTTCGAAAATCAAGTTTTCCCATTTCCCGGAAGGCGGGTTCAAGACCAACTCGTCATTGAGCTCGACTCGTTACGAAAAGACACCCGCCGCCTCGAATCCGTCTACCAGCGCAAGGTTGCCGCACTGGAGGTGTTGAAGAAGTCGCTGCTGCATGAAGCGTTCACGGGGGCCTTATGACGCAGGAAAACACCGCTCCTGGGAACGCCAATCTCCCGATTGGCTCTTCAAAATCTGATGCTTCGACCCGGAGGGAAGAGGCCAATCGGGAGATTGGCGTTCCCCGGAGGGAAGAGGCCAATCGGGAGATTGGCGTTCCCAGGGGGGAAGAGGCCAATCGGGAGATTGGCGT contains:
- a CDS encoding restriction endonuclease subunit S, producing the protein MKKGWEIKTLGEVCEILDHKRKPVTKRHRVSGQYPYYGATGIQDYVADYLFDEPLVLVGEDGAKWGSGECTAFAVEGKCWVNNHAHVLRPFRDIVLDNWLIHYLNHSDLSEYVSGLTVPKLNQGNLRDILIPLPPLAEQRRIVGILDEAFAGIATAKANAEKNLQNARALFESHLNAVFTQKGEGWVERRLGDVSEEFGRGKSKHRPRNDPKLYGGKYPFIQTGDVRNCDHRITAYTQTYNAMGLAQSKLWPKGTLCITIAANIAETGILDFDACFPDSVIGVVADEKSTSNKFLEYLLRSFKTRLQAQGKGSAQDNINLATFENQVFPFPGRRVQDQLVIELDSLRKDTRRLESVYQRKVAALEVLKKSLLHEAFTGAL